The following are encoded together in the Macadamia integrifolia cultivar HAES 741 chromosome 10, SCU_Mint_v3, whole genome shotgun sequence genome:
- the LOC122091339 gene encoding uncharacterized protein LOC122091339, translating into MTKRKFFRTRSQKQAKGQQQQNPTMVEDEKEQPSEPPLQDQNAEDQDLNSMDEDSHSQQPQDQASEEDQDPKLVDLRRTRSKKQAKDQKQQNPKMVEDEQDQASELPQQDRNAEVLNPKSMEGDQPSQRPRDHSIEEDQDFKLVQLRRTRSQKQGKDQKQQNPKMVEDEQEQPSEPPQEVQNPKSMEEDPPSQKSQDQNPEDDQDPKLVEDEDQIPKLVLVEEELQPQDQGHDGDGNGTRDLENQPREAQSPKEIHDLENQPEEATAHPEVEKVDEEELQPLQPQHEQEQEREEEEHQQHQQREEEEGPEPDGMALSPTLPPPPPPVHEITFPDIIPGNTLHNALNVCRKGPKRKKTLNQRQRAALEKKLQAVKEKLQPIPFIPSKTLDFSKHEKLLKRLGLWDFAHLEFDREIRKDLLTQLIVTYNPQSRCSYVNDFRIMVNRTDLGRALKLTPKKDKSSQLEAADSDLEKLHGDSVAFVEDFVSTWFFLHEDTWILPNEIVAWTKLIRDGHPEKVDWPRLIWFMVEKELTQSSQLGSCYYASHLQCLMKAQHAVLFEEPITEVYNIEEEDAVDIKETILADFQGQDMESQQIELSLGQVKTDCEQVKDEDDVIDLQGQEMESQQIELSLGHVKTHCEQVKDEDNVMDFQDCKDDEPSLLRLGEVNTDCEQVKDEDVVMDFKDCQDEEPNLLQPGQVKTYCEQVKDEDDVMDFQDCKDDEPSLLQLDGRNHVGEHFLQRCNQNELCGFERGHERKEEEKEEQEEEEEEEEDDEEEEEERNDLLSKPATLERLSSSDLFQAMGAANLPYNMPAHLFSHPSGELLTPRLDNINSAGPSMFRNGCKRELDHDVHFNHHSFNDHKRMRSDGPWEEHKASDFDFCMEQVQSWIGKARMMHGAKDQEIMNAHLQQQALMSELQQRANIIEALQRSKAEEEQKRQLEIYRYEHELYVMSNLLNGYKKALKETRRSFTEYRERYPQPDEPLYKDVAGTGGFVLSSKELDKQKEEREEELRVKRIMFEEQIRDFEQSWLGKFELHLKKVNLLGSRLFDLENGTKLLKESLAKHEVSET; encoded by the coding sequence ATGACCAAAAGGAAGTTCTTCAGGACCCGTTCGCAGAAGCAAGCCAAAGGGCAGCAGCAGCAAAATCCTACAATGGTGGAAGACGAAAAGGAGCAACCATCTGAGCCACCACTGCAGGACCAAAACGCAGAAGATCAAGACCTTAATTCGATGGACGAAGACTCGCATTCTCAGCAACCTCAAGATCAAGCCTCGGAAGAAGATCAAGACCCTAAATTGGTAGACCTCAGAAGGACCCGTTCAAAGAAGCAAGCCAAAGACCAGAAGCagcaaaaccctaaaatggTGGAAGACGAACAGGATCAAGCGTCTGAGCTACCACAGCAGGACCGAAACGCAGAagttctaaaccctaaatcgatgGAAGGAGACCAGCCATCTCAGAGGCCTAGAGATCATAGCATTGAAGAAGATCAAGACTTTAAATTGGTGCAGCTCAGAAGGACCCGTTCACAGAAGCAAGGGAAAGACCAGAAGCagcaaaaccctaaaatggTGGAAGACGAACAAGAACAACCATCTGAGCCACCGCAGGAggttcaaaaccctaaatcgatGGAAGAAGATCCGCCATCTCAGAAATCTCAAGACCAAAACCCGGAAGATGATCAAGACCCTAAATTGGTGGAGGATGAAGATCAAATTCCTAAATTGGTGCTGGTGGAAGAAGAACTGCAACCGCAGGATCAGGGTCATGATGGGGATGGAAATGGAACTCGTGACCTAGAAAACCAGCCTCGGGAAGCTCAGTCGCCGAAAGAAATTCATGATCTAGAGAACCAGCCGGAGGAAGCTACAGCTCATCCAGAAGTAGAAAAAGTAGACGAAGAAGAGCTACAACCGCTGCAACCACAGCATGAACAAGAACAAGAgcgagaagaagaggaacatcAACAACACCAGCAgcgagaggaagaagaaggaccAGAACCAGATGGTATGGCCCTTTCTCCTAcgctccctcctcctcctcctcctgtgCACGAAATCACCTTTCCCGACATAATCCCAGGCAATACCCTTCACAATGCTCTGAACGTATGTCGGAAAGGTCCGAAGAGGAAAAAAACCCTCAACCAGCGACAGCGTGCTGCCCTTGAGAAGAAACTTCAGGCTGTTAAGGAAAAGCTGCAACCTATCCCTTTCATTCCCAGTAAAACCCTAGATTTCTCCAAGCACGAAAAGCTTCTGAAGCGCCTAGGGTTGTGGGATTTTGCACACCTCGAGTTTGATCGGGAGATCCGAAAAGACCTTCTAACTCAGTTAATCGTCACTTACAACCCTCAATCGCGTTGCAGTTACGTGAACGACTTCCGGATCATGGTCAATCGAACCGATCTCGGTCGAGCACTGAAGCTTACCCCCAAGAAAGATAAGAGTAGTCAGTTGGAAGCTGCGGATTCTGATCTGGAGAAGTTACATGGAGATTCAGTTGCATTTGTGGAGGATTTTGTGTCGACTTGGTTTTTCCTCCATGAAGATACTTGGATATTGCCGAATGAGATTGTGGCGTGGACTAAGCTTATCAGAGATGGGCATCCGGAAAAGGTCGATTGGCCTCGATTGATCTGGTTTATGGTAGAGAAGGAACTCACGCAGTCATCGCAATTGGGCTCTTGTTATTACGCTTCACACTTGCAATGCTTGATGAAGGCTCAACATGCTGTTCTGTTTGAAGAACCTATAACAGAGGTTTATAATATCGAGGAAGAAGATGCTGTTGACATTAAGGAGACTATTCTGGCGGACTTCCAGGGACAGGACATGGAGTCGCAGCAGATCGAATTGAGTCTGGGACAAGTCAAAACTGACTGTGAGCAGGTTAAAGATGAGGATGATGTTATAGACCTCCAGGGACAGGAAATGGAGTCGCAGCAGATCGAATTGAGTCTGGGACATGTCAAAACTCACTGCGAGCAGGTTAAAGATGAGGACAATGTTATGGACTTCCAGGATTGTAAGGATGATGAACCTAGTCTTTTGCGGCTGGGAGAAGTAAATACTGATTGTGAGCAGGTTAAAGATGAGGACGTTGTTATGGACTTCAAGGATTGTCAGGATGAAGAACCTAATCTTTTGCAGCCGGGACAAGTAAAAACTTACTGTGAGCAGGTTAAAGATGAGGACGATGTTATGGACTTCCAGGATTGTAAGGATGATGAGCCTAGTCTTTTGCAGCTGGATGGTAGGAACCATGTTGGTGAGCATTTCTTGCAACGCTGTAATCAAAATGAGTTATGTGGTTTTGAGAGAGGAcatgaaaggaaagaagaagaaaaagaagaacaagaagaagaagaggaagaagaagaagatgatgaagaagaagaagaagaaagaaatgatcTTTTGTCAAAACCTGCTACTCTGGAGCGGTTATCCTCAAGCGACCTTTTTCAAGCAATGGGGGCTGCAAACCTTCCGTATAATATGCCTGCTCACCTTTTTAGTCACCCTTCTGGGGAACTTCTGACTCCAAGGTTGGACAATATTAATTCAGCTGGTCCATCTATGTTCCGCAATGGGTGCAAGAGAGAGCTAGATCATGACGTTCATTTCAATCATCACTCTTTCAATGATCACAAAAGGATGAGAAGTGATGGCCCATGGGAGGAGCACAAGGCATCAGACTTTGATTTTTGCATGGAACAAGTGCAAAGTTGGATTGGCAAAGCTAGAATGATGCATGGTGCAAAAGATCAAGAGATTATGAATGCTCATTTACAACAACAGGCCTTAATGTCTGAGTTGCAGCAGCGGGCTAATATCATTGAAGCTTTGCAAAGATCAAAGGCTGAAGAGGAGCAGAAAAGACAGCTGGAGATTTACAGATATGAGCATGAACTATATGTCATGAGCAATTTGTTAAATGGTTATAAGAAGGCTTTGAAGGAAACTCGCCGGTCATTCACTGAATACAGAGAACGTTATCCACAGCCTGATGAGCCACTTTACAAGGATGTTGCAGGGACTGGTGGTTTTGTTCTTAGCTCGAAGGAACTGGATAAACAAAAGGAGGAGCGGGAGGAAGAACTTAGGGTTAAACGCATCATGTTTGAAGAACAGATCAGAGACTTCGAGCAAAGCTGGTTAGGGAAGTTTGAATTGCATCTAAAAAAGGTAAATTTACTGGGTAGTAGGCTATTTGATTTGGAGAATGGAACAAAACTCCTTAAAGAATCTCTTGCAAAGCATGAAGTTTCAGAAACTTGA